A genomic segment from Anabas testudineus chromosome 6, fAnaTes1.2, whole genome shotgun sequence encodes:
- the c2cd5 gene encoding C2 domain-containing protein 5 isoform X1 gives MPGKLKAKIVAGRHLPVMDRASDLTDAFVEVKFGNTTFKTDVCPKSLNPQWNSEWFKFEVDDEDLQDEPLQITVLDHDTYSANDAIGKVYIDIDPLLCSEAASVISGWLPIYDTIHGIRGEINILVKVELFNDLNRFRQSSCGVKFFCTTAIPRCYRAAMVHGFVEELVVNEDPEYQWIDRIRTPRASNEARQRLISLMSGELQRKIGLKVLEMGGNAVVGYLQCFDLEGESGLVVRAIGTACTLDKLSSGSAPNTNTHTHPNTAPASNACNSPSKDGKEPVFGEDLPSSSGPPTPFRALPTSSSSPPPFSPSKPCSRQSSSSDTDLSLTPKTGMGSGGSAGKEAGPLKTLLRQQTQTALEQREFPFFTLTSFPPGFLVHVGGVVSARSVKLLDRIHNPDEPETRDAWWEEIRQEIKSHAKALGCHAVVGYSESTSICEEVCILSASGTAAILNPRYMREGCLDIGSTDHRFEEPSPPSCGFCHIPYDEFNMPFPAQLTYCYHCRRQKVPDVLFTTIDLPPEAAVTGKGCLIQARLCRLKKKAQGEVNATAISNLLPFMEYELHTQLMNKLKLRSMNALFGLHIQISVGENMLLGLASATGVYLTALPAPGGIQIAGKTPGDLSNEHHILTIQKRINDTIAKSKELYQINPPELMEEVVGSPIPEPRQRSRLLRSHSESSDELSELDLSHGKKDAFVLEIDDTDALEDIHSLLTDASPPTGFYSCNTEIMPGIYNWTSAIQMFTSVRVLRLSNANLTNQGLNKTFTDLCENLLKSFYFKLRSMIPCCLCHLKFTVAVPEEELIQVAVTAVAMTFDKDQSQEKPADRSTTKGSNEAEEQLQFPLELSTDLSSINTQPSTKISGVPESTNVSSRAASVDYGSFADRCSTWLELLRLKAHTIRRGSVKTSRRTQSLAHSVSSLDRSSPLPEGRSRSLRSNRSFGGSSVPVVKMTPVSFLPGTRIIKYLGIINMFFIRETTSLREEGGVSGFLHSFIADVFAMVRAHVAALGGNAVVSYSMKECVLMENPNKNQAQCLINVSGDAVICVRETDQEPTPSVTNIGQTCCSRTDGAA, from the exons ATGCCTGGGAAACTGAAGGCCAAAATTGTAGCAGGGCGTCACTTGCCTGTTATGGACAGAGCCAGTGACCTTACTGATGCTTTTGTAGAG GTCAAGTTTGGAAATACAACTTTCAAAACAGATGTTTGTCCCAAGTCCCTTAATCCACAGTGGAACTCTGAATGGTTCAAATTTGAG GTTGATGATGAAGACTTGCAGGATGAACCTTTGCAGATCACTGTCTTGGACCATGATACGTACAGTGCGAACGATGCCATAGGGAAAGTTTACATTGACATTGACCCTTTGCTGTGCAGTGAGGCTGCCTCTGTCATCTCTGGCTGGCTTCCCATCTATGATACCATTCATG gtATCAGAGGTGAAATTAATATCCTCGTGAAAGTGGAGCTTTTCAATGACTTGAACCGCTTCAGACAGTCTTCCTGCGGGGTCAAGTTTTTCTGCA CCACAGCTATTCCACGGTGCTACCGGGCAGCAATGGTGCACGGGTTTGTGGAGGAACTCGTGGTGAATGAAGATCCAGAGTATCAGTGGATTGACCGTATTAGAACTCCCCGGGCCTCCAATGAGGCACGTCAGAGGCTCATCTCTCTTATGTCTG GAGAGCTTCAGAGGAAAATAGGACTCAAGGTACTGGAGATGGGCGGGAATGCAGTGGTTGGCTACTTACAATGCTTTGATCTGGAGGGAGAGTCGGGCCTGGTGGTACGGGCCATAGGTACCGCCTGCACACTGGATAAACTAAGCTCTGGAAGTGCCcccaacaccaacacacatacacaccctaACACAGCCCCTGCTTCCAATGCCTGCAATTCCCCTTCTAAGGACGGAAAGGA GCCAGTATTTGGTGAGGACCTGCCCTCGTCCTCCGGCCCACCTACCCCCTTCAGAGCCcttcccacctcctcctcctctcctccccccttctctccctccaaGCCATGCAGCCGTCAGTCCTCATCTTCAGACACAGACCTCAGTTTGACGCCCAAAACGG GAATGGGAAGTGGGGGCAGTGCTGGGAAGGAGGCGGGGCCTCTGAAGACCCTGCTCAGACAACAGACGCAGACTGCTCTTGAACAGAGG GAGTTTCCCTTCTTCACCTTGACATCTTTCCCTCCTGGATTCCTGGTTCATGTTGGTGGAGTGGTCAGTGCTCGCTCTGTCAAACTACTGGACCGCATACACAACCCTG ATGAGCCAGAGACTCGCGATGCCTGGTGGGAGGAGATTCGCCAGGAAATTAAATCTCATGCCAAAGCTCTTGGTTGCCATGCTGTTGTAGGGTACAGTGAGAGCACGAGCATCTG TGAGGAGGTGTGTATCCTGTCAGCATCAGGTACAGCTGCTATCCTGAATCCTCGGTACATGCGTGAAGGCTGTCTTGACATCGGAAGCACGGATCACAG GTTTGAGGAGCCATCTCCTCCAAGCTGTGGCTTCTGTCACATTCCATACGATGAGTTCAACATGCCATTTCCTGCTCAGCTCACCTACTGTTACCACTGCAGACGacaaaag GTTCCTGATGTGTTATTTACAACAATCGATCTGCCACCAGAAGCAGCTGTCACAGGGAAGGGTTGCCTTATCCAGGCCAG ACTGTGTCGTCTAAAGAAGAAGGCCCAGGGTGAAGTGAACGCAACAGCTATCTCCAATTTGCTGCCTTTTATGGAATACGAGCTGCACACTCAGCTAATGAACAAACTGAAGCTGCGGAGCATGAACGCTCTGTTTGGCCTGCACATACAGATCAGTGTTGGAGAGAACATGCTCCTGGGTCTGGCT TCTGCTACAGGAGTGTATCTGACAGCCCTGCCTGCACCAGGGGGCATTCAGATTGCAGGGAAGACTCCTGGTGACCTGAGCAATGAGCATCACATCCTCACCATACAGAAAAGGATCAATGACACCATAGCAAAGAGCAAAGAGCTCTATCAAATAAACCCTCCG GAGCTGATGGAGGAAGTGGTGGGTTCTCCGATCCCTGAGCCAAGACAACGATCCAGACTTCTTCGCTCCCACTCAGAGAGCTCAGACGAACTGTCAGAACTGGACCTCTCCCATGGCAAGAAGGATGCCTTTGTCCTGGAG ATTGATGACACTGATGCTCTGGAGGACATCCACTCCCTCCTCACTGATGCATCCCCTCCTACAG GTTTCTACAGCTGCAACACTGAGATCATGCCTGGGATTTACAACTGGACTTCAGCAATACAG ATGTTTACCTCTGTGAGGGTCTTAAGGTTGAGTAATGCCAATCTCACTAACCAAGGGTTGAACAAGACCTTCACTGACCTTTGTGAAAATCTGTTGAAG AGTTTTTACTTCAAGTTGCGCTCTATGATCCCCTGCTGTCTCTGTCATCTCAAATTCACCGTAGCAGTGCCAGAAGAAGAACTCATACAG GTCGCAGTGACAGCAGTAGCCATGACATTTGACAAGGACCAGAGTCAGGAGAAGCCAGCAGACAGGTCCACCACCAAAG GATCCAATGAGGCTGAAGAGCAGCTGCAGTTCCCCTTGGAGTTGAGCACAGATTTGTCATCCATCAACACTCAGCCATCAACCAAAATCTCAG gtgtACCAGAGAGTACCAACGTGTCATCCAGAG CTGCCTCCGTTGATTACGGTTCCTTTGCAGACAGATGCAGCACCTGGCTAGAGCTGCTTAGGCTGAAAGCTCACACCATAAGACGAGGATCAGTTAAGACAAGTAGGAGGACACAGTCTCTAGCACACTCTG TCTCATCTTTGGACCGCAGCAGTCCATTGCCTGAGGGACGGTCCCGCTCGCTGCGCTCCAACCGCTCATTTGGTGGGAGTTCAGTCCCAGTGGTGAAAATGACACCAGTCTCCTTCCTCCCTGGGACACGCATCATTAAGTATCTTGGGatcatcaacatgttttttatcAGAGAGACAACATCATTACGTGAG GAAGGTGGTGTTAGTGGCTTCCTCCATTCATTCATAGCAGATGTGTTTGCGATGGTTCGAGCCCACGTGGCAGCTCTGGGTGGCAATGCAGTGGTGTCCTACAGCATGAAAGAGTGTGTGTTAATGGAAAATCCAAACAAGAACCAG GCTCAGTGTCTTATTAATGTGAGTGGTGATGCAGTCATCTGTGTCAGGGAAACAGACCAGGAGCCCACGCCTTCAGTGACAAACATCGGACAGACCTGTTGTAGCAGAACTGATGGGGCTGCGTGA
- the c2cd5 gene encoding C2 domain-containing protein 5 isoform X6 produces MPGKLKAKIVAGRHLPVMDRASDLTDAFVEVKFGNTTFKTDVCPKSLNPQWNSEWFKFEVDDEDLQDEPLQITVLDHDTYSANDAIGKVYIDIDPLLCSEAASVISGWLPIYDTIHGIRGEINILVKVELFNDLNRFRQSSCGVKFFCTTAIPRCYRAAMVHGFVEELVVNEDPEYQWIDRIRTPRASNEARQRLISLMSGELQRKIGLKVLEMGGNAVVGYLQCFDLEGESGLVVRAIGTACTLDKLSSGSAPNTNTHTHPNTAPASNACNSPSKDGKEPVFGEDLPSSSGPPTPFRALPTSSSSPPPFSPSKPCSRQSSSSDTDLSLTPKTGMGSGGSAGKEAGPLKTLLRQQTQTALEQREFPFFTLTSFPPGFLVHVGGVVSARSVKLLDRIHNPDEPETRDAWWEEIRQEIKSHAKALGCHAVVGYSESTSICEEVCILSASGTAAILNPRYMREGCLDIGSTDHRFEEPSPPSCGFCHIPYDEFNMPFPAQLTYCYHCRRQKVPDVLFTTIDLPPEAAVTGKGCLIQARLCRLKKKAQGEVNATAISNLLPFMEYELHTQLMNKLKLRSMNALFGLHIQISVGENMLLGLASATGVYLTALPAPGGIQIAGKTPGDLSNEHHILTIQKRINDTIAKSKELYQINPPELMEEVVGSPIPEPRQRSRLLRSHSESSDELSELDLSHGKKDAFVLEIDDTDALEDIHSLLTDASPPTGFYSCNTEIMPGIYNWTSAIQMFTSVRVLRLSNANLTNQGLNKTFTDLCENLLKSFYFKLRSMIPCCLCHLKFTVAVPEEELIQVAVTAVAMTFDKDQSQEKPADRSTTKGSNEAEEQLQFPLELSTDLSSINTQPSTKISVSSLDRSSPLPEGRSRSLRSNRSFGGSSVPVVKMTPVSFLPGTRIIKYLGIINMFFIRETTSLREEGGVSGFLHSFIADVFAMVRAHVAALGGNAVVSYSMKECVLMENPNKNQAQCLINVSGDAVICVRETDQEPTPSVTNIGQTCCSRTDGAA; encoded by the exons ATGCCTGGGAAACTGAAGGCCAAAATTGTAGCAGGGCGTCACTTGCCTGTTATGGACAGAGCCAGTGACCTTACTGATGCTTTTGTAGAG GTCAAGTTTGGAAATACAACTTTCAAAACAGATGTTTGTCCCAAGTCCCTTAATCCACAGTGGAACTCTGAATGGTTCAAATTTGAG GTTGATGATGAAGACTTGCAGGATGAACCTTTGCAGATCACTGTCTTGGACCATGATACGTACAGTGCGAACGATGCCATAGGGAAAGTTTACATTGACATTGACCCTTTGCTGTGCAGTGAGGCTGCCTCTGTCATCTCTGGCTGGCTTCCCATCTATGATACCATTCATG gtATCAGAGGTGAAATTAATATCCTCGTGAAAGTGGAGCTTTTCAATGACTTGAACCGCTTCAGACAGTCTTCCTGCGGGGTCAAGTTTTTCTGCA CCACAGCTATTCCACGGTGCTACCGGGCAGCAATGGTGCACGGGTTTGTGGAGGAACTCGTGGTGAATGAAGATCCAGAGTATCAGTGGATTGACCGTATTAGAACTCCCCGGGCCTCCAATGAGGCACGTCAGAGGCTCATCTCTCTTATGTCTG GAGAGCTTCAGAGGAAAATAGGACTCAAGGTACTGGAGATGGGCGGGAATGCAGTGGTTGGCTACTTACAATGCTTTGATCTGGAGGGAGAGTCGGGCCTGGTGGTACGGGCCATAGGTACCGCCTGCACACTGGATAAACTAAGCTCTGGAAGTGCCcccaacaccaacacacatacacaccctaACACAGCCCCTGCTTCCAATGCCTGCAATTCCCCTTCTAAGGACGGAAAGGA GCCAGTATTTGGTGAGGACCTGCCCTCGTCCTCCGGCCCACCTACCCCCTTCAGAGCCcttcccacctcctcctcctctcctccccccttctctccctccaaGCCATGCAGCCGTCAGTCCTCATCTTCAGACACAGACCTCAGTTTGACGCCCAAAACGG GAATGGGAAGTGGGGGCAGTGCTGGGAAGGAGGCGGGGCCTCTGAAGACCCTGCTCAGACAACAGACGCAGACTGCTCTTGAACAGAGG GAGTTTCCCTTCTTCACCTTGACATCTTTCCCTCCTGGATTCCTGGTTCATGTTGGTGGAGTGGTCAGTGCTCGCTCTGTCAAACTACTGGACCGCATACACAACCCTG ATGAGCCAGAGACTCGCGATGCCTGGTGGGAGGAGATTCGCCAGGAAATTAAATCTCATGCCAAAGCTCTTGGTTGCCATGCTGTTGTAGGGTACAGTGAGAGCACGAGCATCTG TGAGGAGGTGTGTATCCTGTCAGCATCAGGTACAGCTGCTATCCTGAATCCTCGGTACATGCGTGAAGGCTGTCTTGACATCGGAAGCACGGATCACAG GTTTGAGGAGCCATCTCCTCCAAGCTGTGGCTTCTGTCACATTCCATACGATGAGTTCAACATGCCATTTCCTGCTCAGCTCACCTACTGTTACCACTGCAGACGacaaaag GTTCCTGATGTGTTATTTACAACAATCGATCTGCCACCAGAAGCAGCTGTCACAGGGAAGGGTTGCCTTATCCAGGCCAG ACTGTGTCGTCTAAAGAAGAAGGCCCAGGGTGAAGTGAACGCAACAGCTATCTCCAATTTGCTGCCTTTTATGGAATACGAGCTGCACACTCAGCTAATGAACAAACTGAAGCTGCGGAGCATGAACGCTCTGTTTGGCCTGCACATACAGATCAGTGTTGGAGAGAACATGCTCCTGGGTCTGGCT TCTGCTACAGGAGTGTATCTGACAGCCCTGCCTGCACCAGGGGGCATTCAGATTGCAGGGAAGACTCCTGGTGACCTGAGCAATGAGCATCACATCCTCACCATACAGAAAAGGATCAATGACACCATAGCAAAGAGCAAAGAGCTCTATCAAATAAACCCTCCG GAGCTGATGGAGGAAGTGGTGGGTTCTCCGATCCCTGAGCCAAGACAACGATCCAGACTTCTTCGCTCCCACTCAGAGAGCTCAGACGAACTGTCAGAACTGGACCTCTCCCATGGCAAGAAGGATGCCTTTGTCCTGGAG ATTGATGACACTGATGCTCTGGAGGACATCCACTCCCTCCTCACTGATGCATCCCCTCCTACAG GTTTCTACAGCTGCAACACTGAGATCATGCCTGGGATTTACAACTGGACTTCAGCAATACAG ATGTTTACCTCTGTGAGGGTCTTAAGGTTGAGTAATGCCAATCTCACTAACCAAGGGTTGAACAAGACCTTCACTGACCTTTGTGAAAATCTGTTGAAG AGTTTTTACTTCAAGTTGCGCTCTATGATCCCCTGCTGTCTCTGTCATCTCAAATTCACCGTAGCAGTGCCAGAAGAAGAACTCATACAG GTCGCAGTGACAGCAGTAGCCATGACATTTGACAAGGACCAGAGTCAGGAGAAGCCAGCAGACAGGTCCACCACCAAAG GATCCAATGAGGCTGAAGAGCAGCTGCAGTTCCCCTTGGAGTTGAGCACAGATTTGTCATCCATCAACACTCAGCCATCAACCAAAATCTCAG TCTCATCTTTGGACCGCAGCAGTCCATTGCCTGAGGGACGGTCCCGCTCGCTGCGCTCCAACCGCTCATTTGGTGGGAGTTCAGTCCCAGTGGTGAAAATGACACCAGTCTCCTTCCTCCCTGGGACACGCATCATTAAGTATCTTGGGatcatcaacatgttttttatcAGAGAGACAACATCATTACGTGAG GAAGGTGGTGTTAGTGGCTTCCTCCATTCATTCATAGCAGATGTGTTTGCGATGGTTCGAGCCCACGTGGCAGCTCTGGGTGGCAATGCAGTGGTGTCCTACAGCATGAAAGAGTGTGTGTTAATGGAAAATCCAAACAAGAACCAG GCTCAGTGTCTTATTAATGTGAGTGGTGATGCAGTCATCTGTGTCAGGGAAACAGACCAGGAGCCCACGCCTTCAGTGACAAACATCGGACAGACCTGTTGTAGCAGAACTGATGGGGCTGCGTGA
- the c2cd5 gene encoding C2 domain-containing protein 5 isoform X5 — protein sequence MPGKLKAKIVAGRHLPVMDRASDLTDAFVEVKFGNTTFKTDVCPKSLNPQWNSEWFKFEVDDEDLQDEPLQITVLDHDTYSANDAIGKVYIDIDPLLCSEAASVISGWLPIYDTIHGIRGEINILVKVELFNDLNRFRQSSCGVKFFCTTAIPRCYRAAMVHGFVEELVVNEDPEYQWIDRIRTPRASNEARQRLISLMSGELQRKIGLKVLEMGGNAVVGYLQCFDLEGESGLVVRAIGTACTLDKLSSGSAPNTNTHTHPNTAPASNACNSPSKDGKEPVFGEDLPSSSGPPTPFRALPTSSSSPPPFSPSKPCSRQSSSSDTDLSLTPKTGMGSGGSAGKEAGPLKTLLRQQTQTALEQREFPFFTLTSFPPGFLVHVGGVVSARSVKLLDRIHNPDEPETRDAWWEEIRQEIKSHAKALGCHAVVGYSESTSICEEVCILSASGTAAILNPRYMREGCLDIGSTDHRFEEPSPPSCGFCHIPYDEFNMPFPAQLTYCYHCRRQKVPDVLFTTIDLPPEAAVTGKGCLIQARLCRLKKKAQGEVNATAISNLLPFMEYELHTQLMNKLKLRSMNALFGLHIQISVGENMLLGLASATGVYLTALPAPGGIQIAGKTPGDLSNEHHILTIQKRINDTIAKSKELYQINPPELMEEVVGSPIPEPRQRSRLLRSHSESSDELSELDLSHGKKDAFVLEIDDTDALEDIHSLLTDASPPTGFYSCNTEIMPGIYNWTSAIQMFTSVRVLRLSNANLTNQGLNKTFTDLCENLLKSFYFKLRSMIPCCLCHLKFTVAVPEEELIQVAVTAVAMTFDKDQSQEKPADRSTTKGSNEAEEQLQFPLELSTDLSSINTQPSTKISGVPESTNVSSRVSSLDRSSPLPEGRSRSLRSNRSFGGSSVPVVKMTPVSFLPGTRIIKYLGIINMFFIRETTSLREEGGVSGFLHSFIADVFAMVRAHVAALGGNAVVSYSMKECVLMENPNKNQAQCLINVSGDAVICVRETDQEPTPSVTNIGQTCCSRTDGAA from the exons ATGCCTGGGAAACTGAAGGCCAAAATTGTAGCAGGGCGTCACTTGCCTGTTATGGACAGAGCCAGTGACCTTACTGATGCTTTTGTAGAG GTCAAGTTTGGAAATACAACTTTCAAAACAGATGTTTGTCCCAAGTCCCTTAATCCACAGTGGAACTCTGAATGGTTCAAATTTGAG GTTGATGATGAAGACTTGCAGGATGAACCTTTGCAGATCACTGTCTTGGACCATGATACGTACAGTGCGAACGATGCCATAGGGAAAGTTTACATTGACATTGACCCTTTGCTGTGCAGTGAGGCTGCCTCTGTCATCTCTGGCTGGCTTCCCATCTATGATACCATTCATG gtATCAGAGGTGAAATTAATATCCTCGTGAAAGTGGAGCTTTTCAATGACTTGAACCGCTTCAGACAGTCTTCCTGCGGGGTCAAGTTTTTCTGCA CCACAGCTATTCCACGGTGCTACCGGGCAGCAATGGTGCACGGGTTTGTGGAGGAACTCGTGGTGAATGAAGATCCAGAGTATCAGTGGATTGACCGTATTAGAACTCCCCGGGCCTCCAATGAGGCACGTCAGAGGCTCATCTCTCTTATGTCTG GAGAGCTTCAGAGGAAAATAGGACTCAAGGTACTGGAGATGGGCGGGAATGCAGTGGTTGGCTACTTACAATGCTTTGATCTGGAGGGAGAGTCGGGCCTGGTGGTACGGGCCATAGGTACCGCCTGCACACTGGATAAACTAAGCTCTGGAAGTGCCcccaacaccaacacacatacacaccctaACACAGCCCCTGCTTCCAATGCCTGCAATTCCCCTTCTAAGGACGGAAAGGA GCCAGTATTTGGTGAGGACCTGCCCTCGTCCTCCGGCCCACCTACCCCCTTCAGAGCCcttcccacctcctcctcctctcctccccccttctctccctccaaGCCATGCAGCCGTCAGTCCTCATCTTCAGACACAGACCTCAGTTTGACGCCCAAAACGG GAATGGGAAGTGGGGGCAGTGCTGGGAAGGAGGCGGGGCCTCTGAAGACCCTGCTCAGACAACAGACGCAGACTGCTCTTGAACAGAGG GAGTTTCCCTTCTTCACCTTGACATCTTTCCCTCCTGGATTCCTGGTTCATGTTGGTGGAGTGGTCAGTGCTCGCTCTGTCAAACTACTGGACCGCATACACAACCCTG ATGAGCCAGAGACTCGCGATGCCTGGTGGGAGGAGATTCGCCAGGAAATTAAATCTCATGCCAAAGCTCTTGGTTGCCATGCTGTTGTAGGGTACAGTGAGAGCACGAGCATCTG TGAGGAGGTGTGTATCCTGTCAGCATCAGGTACAGCTGCTATCCTGAATCCTCGGTACATGCGTGAAGGCTGTCTTGACATCGGAAGCACGGATCACAG GTTTGAGGAGCCATCTCCTCCAAGCTGTGGCTTCTGTCACATTCCATACGATGAGTTCAACATGCCATTTCCTGCTCAGCTCACCTACTGTTACCACTGCAGACGacaaaag GTTCCTGATGTGTTATTTACAACAATCGATCTGCCACCAGAAGCAGCTGTCACAGGGAAGGGTTGCCTTATCCAGGCCAG ACTGTGTCGTCTAAAGAAGAAGGCCCAGGGTGAAGTGAACGCAACAGCTATCTCCAATTTGCTGCCTTTTATGGAATACGAGCTGCACACTCAGCTAATGAACAAACTGAAGCTGCGGAGCATGAACGCTCTGTTTGGCCTGCACATACAGATCAGTGTTGGAGAGAACATGCTCCTGGGTCTGGCT TCTGCTACAGGAGTGTATCTGACAGCCCTGCCTGCACCAGGGGGCATTCAGATTGCAGGGAAGACTCCTGGTGACCTGAGCAATGAGCATCACATCCTCACCATACAGAAAAGGATCAATGACACCATAGCAAAGAGCAAAGAGCTCTATCAAATAAACCCTCCG GAGCTGATGGAGGAAGTGGTGGGTTCTCCGATCCCTGAGCCAAGACAACGATCCAGACTTCTTCGCTCCCACTCAGAGAGCTCAGACGAACTGTCAGAACTGGACCTCTCCCATGGCAAGAAGGATGCCTTTGTCCTGGAG ATTGATGACACTGATGCTCTGGAGGACATCCACTCCCTCCTCACTGATGCATCCCCTCCTACAG GTTTCTACAGCTGCAACACTGAGATCATGCCTGGGATTTACAACTGGACTTCAGCAATACAG ATGTTTACCTCTGTGAGGGTCTTAAGGTTGAGTAATGCCAATCTCACTAACCAAGGGTTGAACAAGACCTTCACTGACCTTTGTGAAAATCTGTTGAAG AGTTTTTACTTCAAGTTGCGCTCTATGATCCCCTGCTGTCTCTGTCATCTCAAATTCACCGTAGCAGTGCCAGAAGAAGAACTCATACAG GTCGCAGTGACAGCAGTAGCCATGACATTTGACAAGGACCAGAGTCAGGAGAAGCCAGCAGACAGGTCCACCACCAAAG GATCCAATGAGGCTGAAGAGCAGCTGCAGTTCCCCTTGGAGTTGAGCACAGATTTGTCATCCATCAACACTCAGCCATCAACCAAAATCTCAG gtgtACCAGAGAGTACCAACGTGTCATCCAGAG TCTCATCTTTGGACCGCAGCAGTCCATTGCCTGAGGGACGGTCCCGCTCGCTGCGCTCCAACCGCTCATTTGGTGGGAGTTCAGTCCCAGTGGTGAAAATGACACCAGTCTCCTTCCTCCCTGGGACACGCATCATTAAGTATCTTGGGatcatcaacatgttttttatcAGAGAGACAACATCATTACGTGAG GAAGGTGGTGTTAGTGGCTTCCTCCATTCATTCATAGCAGATGTGTTTGCGATGGTTCGAGCCCACGTGGCAGCTCTGGGTGGCAATGCAGTGGTGTCCTACAGCATGAAAGAGTGTGTGTTAATGGAAAATCCAAACAAGAACCAG GCTCAGTGTCTTATTAATGTGAGTGGTGATGCAGTCATCTGTGTCAGGGAAACAGACCAGGAGCCCACGCCTTCAGTGACAAACATCGGACAGACCTGTTGTAGCAGAACTGATGGGGCTGCGTGA